A stretch of the Bacillus sp. B-jedd genome encodes the following:
- a CDS encoding YqkE family protein has translation MAKKRQPQKAKPLKDEKPLTLGDMINQDLFNQLKNRQQELKAEEARKAEEEEKRKREERRLKEKNKSFAELLDESGMNWKEFK, from the coding sequence ATGGCAAAGAAAAGACAGCCGCAAAAGGCGAAGCCCCTGAAAGACGAGAAACCGCTGACACTGGGAGATATGATCAATCAGGATTTGTTCAACCAGCTGAAGAACCGCCAGCAGGAATTGAAGGCGGAGGAGGCAAGGAAAGCGGAAGAGGAAGAAAAACGAAAGCGTGAGGAACGCAGACTGAAAGAGAAAAATAAAAGCTTTGCAGAATTACTGGATGAAAGCGGAATGAACTGGAAGGAATTCAAATAA